One region of Thiorhodovibrio frisius genomic DNA includes:
- a CDS encoding SAM-dependent methyltransferase, producing MLVNRAVLLAERGWLPDALVRAGIRARLRDTLKDLPVTDCEAAITSERDFLAMMRASPIAAVPERANQQHYEVPAEFFDLVLGPRRKYSCCHWPDGVDSLAQAEDAALTLTAERAGIADGQRVLELGCGWGSFSLWAAAHYPGSEFVAVSNSHSQKAFIDAEAARASLTNLRVLTVDMNDFQAPGQFDRIVSIEMFEHMRNWFALFERLHGWLLPGGRFLMHIFCHRAHPYPYEEQGGDDWMTRFFFAGGIMPHDALPLQFQQHLRLLDHWRWDGRHYERTLNAWLARMDENRGQVMPILEQTYGGDPASENLPSENLPSKNPAPAAALWWMRWRLFLMACAELFGFRAGQEWWVGHYLFERPASESAPKG from the coding sequence ATGTTAGTCAACAGGGCGGTCCTTTTGGCCGAACGCGGCTGGTTACCCGACGCGCTGGTGCGTGCCGGGATTCGCGCGCGTCTGCGCGATACGCTGAAGGATTTGCCGGTGACCGACTGTGAAGCCGCCATTACCTCCGAACGGGACTTTCTCGCCATGATGCGCGCATCGCCCATTGCTGCGGTGCCGGAGCGCGCCAACCAGCAGCACTACGAGGTGCCGGCAGAGTTTTTTGATCTGGTCCTGGGGCCGCGACGCAAATACAGCTGCTGCCACTGGCCCGATGGCGTTGACTCTCTGGCCCAGGCAGAAGATGCAGCGCTCACACTCACCGCCGAGCGAGCCGGCATTGCTGATGGCCAGCGGGTGCTGGAGCTTGGCTGCGGCTGGGGCTCTTTCAGTCTATGGGCCGCAGCGCATTATCCGGGCAGCGAGTTCGTCGCCGTATCCAACTCCCATTCCCAGAAGGCATTTATCGATGCCGAGGCCGCGCGCGCGAGTTTGACCAATTTGCGCGTGCTCACAGTCGACATGAATGACTTTCAGGCTCCGGGGCAGTTCGACCGCATCGTCTCGATTGAGATGTTCGAGCATATGCGCAATTGGTTTGCGCTGTTCGAGCGCCTGCATGGCTGGTTGCTTCCGGGTGGGCGGTTTTTGATGCACATTTTCTGTCATCGCGCGCACCCTTACCCTTACGAGGAGCAGGGCGGCGATGACTGGATGACGCGCTTTTTCTTTGCCGGTGGCATCATGCCCCATGATGCGCTGCCGTTGCAGTTTCAGCAGCATTTGCGTCTGCTTGACCACTGGCGTTGGGATGGACGCCATTACGAGCGCACGCTCAATGCCTGGCTTGCGCGCATGGATGAGAACCGGGGGCAGGTGATGCCCATTCTCGAGCAAACCTATGGCGGCGATCCGGCCAGCGAAAATCTACCCAGCGAAAATCTACCCAGCAAAAATCCAGCGCCTGCCGCTGCTCTGTGGTGGATGCGCTGGCGATTGTTTCTAATGGCCTGCGCCGAACTTTTCGGCTTTCGCGCCGGGCAGGAATGGTGGGTCGGGCATTATTTGTTCGAGCGTCCAGCAAGTGAAAGCGCCCCCAAAGGGTAG
- the ispH gene encoding 4-hydroxy-3-methylbut-2-enyl diphosphate reductase codes for MQILLANPRGFCAGVDRAIEIVERVLDLHGAPLYVRHEVVHNRYVVESLKERGVIFIEDVNTVPAGAVCVFSAHGVALGVRRQAEERGLRLYDATCPLVTKVHLEVARHCREGADVVLIGHRGHPEVEGTMGQCQDGNGRVWLIESVADIDALEVRDPDKVCYVTQTTLSVDDSAAMIEALRARFPNIKGPKKSDICYATQNRQDAVRKLAAEADLMLVVGSVTSSNSNRLRELAEKQGMPAYLIDGAEDIDPAWLLDRARVSVTAGASAPELLVRQVIERLRQLGAGEVTECSGVSEEVVFALPKSLTTADHAGERST; via the coding sequence ATGCAAATTCTACTGGCGAACCCGCGCGGCTTCTGTGCCGGTGTTGATCGCGCCATTGAGATTGTCGAACGGGTGCTCGATCTGCACGGCGCGCCCTTGTATGTGCGCCATGAAGTGGTGCACAACCGCTATGTCGTTGAGTCCCTAAAAGAGCGCGGCGTCATTTTCATCGAGGATGTCAATACAGTTCCCGCAGGGGCCGTGTGTGTTTTCAGCGCGCATGGCGTCGCGCTTGGCGTGCGCCGTCAGGCCGAGGAGCGCGGACTGCGCTTATACGATGCCACCTGTCCGCTGGTGACCAAGGTGCATCTGGAGGTCGCGCGCCATTGCCGTGAGGGTGCTGATGTGGTGCTGATTGGCCATCGCGGGCATCCCGAGGTGGAAGGCACCATGGGACAATGTCAGGACGGCAATGGGCGGGTGTGGCTGATCGAGTCGGTCGCGGATATCGACGCTCTTGAGGTACGCGACCCGGACAAGGTCTGCTATGTCACCCAGACCACTTTATCGGTTGATGACAGTGCAGCGATGATCGAGGCGCTGAGAGCCCGGTTTCCAAACATCAAGGGCCCGAAAAAGAGCGACATCTGCTATGCCACCCAAAATCGCCAGGATGCGGTGCGCAAGTTGGCTGCCGAGGCGGATCTGATGCTGGTGGTGGGCTCGGTGACCAGCTCCAATTCCAATCGCCTGCGCGAACTGGCCGAGAAGCAGGGCATGCCGGCCTATCTTATCGATGGTGCCGAAGATATCGATCCTGCCTGGCTGCTCGACCGCGCGCGGGTGTCGGTCACGGCCGGGGCCTCGGCGCCTGAGCTTTTGGTGCGTCAGGTGATCGAGCGCCTGCGACAACTGGGGGCAGGGGAGGTCACTGAGTGCAGCGGGGTGTCCGAGGAGGTGGTGTTCGCCTTGCCCAAGTCTCTGACCACGGCGGATCATGCGGGCGAGCGTTCCACGTAA
- a CDS encoding helix-turn-helix domain-containing protein, whose protein sequence is MSRVSDLCAAAGVSERTLQHAFREQLGLAPGAYLRMRRLNGARAELLAPTASTRTITEVAARWGFLHMGRFTRAYRDLFGELPSTTLARSLSN, encoded by the coding sequence GTGTCCAGGGTCAGCGACCTCTGCGCCGCCGCGGGCGTATCCGAGCGCACCCTGCAGCATGCCTTTCGCGAGCAACTTGGCCTCGCGCCCGGCGCTTACCTGCGCATGCGCAGGTTGAACGGCGCGCGGGCCGAACTGCTCGCGCCCACCGCCTCCACCCGCACCATCACCGAGGTCGCCGCCCGCTGGGGCTTCCTGCACATGGGGCGCTTCACCCGCGCCTACCGCGACCTGTTCGGTGAACTACCCTCCACCACGCTGGCGCGCTCTCTTTCTAACTGA
- a CDS encoding helix-turn-helix domain-containing protein — MVQTHPHRRDARDDLPLRRKPRWQHQPAARNSTRTITEVAARWGFLHMGRFTRAYRDLFGELPSTTLARSLSN, encoded by the coding sequence ATGGTCCAAACGCATCCTCACCGCCGAGACGCCCGAGACGATCTTCCACTGAGGCGCAAGCCACGCTGGCAACATCAACCCGCCGCCCGCAACTCCACCCGCACCATCACCGAGGTCGCCGCCCGCTGGGGCTTCCTGCACATGGGGCGCTTTACCCGCGCCTACCGCGACCTGTTCGGTGAATTACCCTCCACCACGCTGGCGCGCTCTCTTTCTAACTGA
- a CDS encoding SRPBCC family protein, whose translation MVKARANILIERRAEQVFGFVADDFVENYARWSPEVRQIEALTPGPIGVGSLLRQVRVDQGRRSDNRFTVTAFESPARLEFAESTDLFRTGYWLAPEGNQTRLEFGFELRRLELYMRPFEKLIRLAIQEGAERVVRNIKTLAERELATGSTEPGN comes from the coding sequence ATGGTCAAAGCCAGAGCCAACATTCTGATCGAGCGGCGAGCGGAGCAGGTGTTTGGCTTCGTCGCCGATGACTTCGTCGAGAACTACGCCCGCTGGTCGCCGGAGGTTAGACAAATTGAAGCACTGACGCCTGGCCCCATCGGCGTCGGCAGTCTTCTGCGCCAGGTGCGGGTGGATCAAGGGCGGCGGAGCGATAATCGCTTTACGGTCACCGCATTTGAAAGCCCGGCGCGTTTGGAGTTTGCCGAAAGCACGGATCTGTTTCGCACTGGCTATTGGCTGGCGCCGGAGGGTAACCAGACCCGGCTGGAATTTGGCTTTGAGTTGCGACGCCTTGAGCTTTACATGCGTCCGTTCGAGAAACTGATTCGCCTCGCCATTCAGGAAGGGGCCGAGCGCGTGGTGCGCAACATCAAGACCCTGGCCGAGCGCGAACTCGCAACCGGCTCGACCGAGCCAGGGAACTGA
- a CDS encoding DUF4347 domain-containing protein — translation MNKQLDFNKFAQDLPAKAGLPPEVTVSEPSSAAEILFIDAAVPDAEQLASGVRDGVEVVWLSSDQPALGQIAAHLTDRAGLGAIHIVSHGSAGTLNFAAGAVDVGSLRAEGDALATIGGSLSDDGDILLYGCDLAADDAGLAFIDALAEATGADVAASDDRTGAADLGGDWDLETTTGPVESAGAVTAQAMAGYGGVLAGGTFDFTGATTPTQTVAGITVWVTAWNSFGTETGGLGINSDKVYDTGNTGASLIFDFSHQVDVSSFLVGFYSGSNAPGPFQIRGMRGGEWVESYSPQPGYSDLYGAWDAAPAYTVDLSGGNNWGLVEKIEVRNTTSGSASFMADTIIFTSPDADSTAPSVTSIAPAAGASAGDTTVTYRVAFS, via the coding sequence ATGAACAAGCAACTGGATTTCAACAAATTTGCCCAGGATTTGCCGGCAAAGGCAGGCCTTCCGCCCGAGGTGACAGTTTCCGAGCCGTCTTCCGCGGCGGAAATTCTGTTTATCGATGCCGCCGTTCCGGATGCCGAGCAACTGGCTTCCGGCGTCAGGGATGGCGTCGAGGTGGTGTGGCTGTCCTCCGATCAACCCGCTCTCGGGCAGATCGCCGCTCACCTCACGGACCGCGCCGGACTCGGCGCCATCCACATTGTCTCCCATGGCAGCGCCGGCACACTGAATTTTGCCGCCGGCGCTGTCGATGTCGGGAGCCTGCGCGCCGAGGGCGACGCATTGGCGACCATCGGCGGCTCGCTGAGTGACGACGGGGATATTCTGCTTTATGGCTGTGATCTGGCTGCGGATGACGCCGGGCTCGCGTTCATCGATGCCTTGGCGGAGGCGACAGGGGCCGACGTGGCGGCGTCGGACGACCGCACCGGCGCGGCCGATCTGGGCGGCGACTGGGACCTGGAAACCACCACCGGCCCGGTGGAGAGCGCGGGCGCTGTCACGGCACAGGCGATGGCGGGCTATGGCGGTGTGCTGGCCGGGGGAACGTTTGATTTCACGGGGGCCACGACGCCGACGCAAACCGTGGCCGGCATCACGGTCTGGGTCACGGCCTGGAATAGCTTTGGGACTGAAACGGGTGGCCTTGGCATAAACAGCGACAAGGTTTACGACACCGGCAACACGGGCGCCTCGCTCATTTTCGACTTCTCCCATCAGGTTGACGTCTCCAGCTTTCTGGTCGGATTTTATAGCGGGAGCAACGCGCCCGGCCCCTTTCAAATCCGGGGCATGCGCGGGGGCGAATGGGTCGAAAGCTACAGCCCCCAACCCGGCTACAGCGACCTCTATGGTGCTTGGGATGCGGCGCCGGCCTATACGGTCGATCTTTCCGGGGGAAATAACTGGGGGTTGGTCGAGAAGATCGAGGTCAGAAACACGACCAGCGGCTCGGCCAGCTTCATGGCCGACACCATTATCTTTACGTCGCCGGATGCCGACAGCACGGCACCGTCCGTGACCAGCATCGCACCGGCTGCCGGGGCCAGTGCCGGTGATACCACGGTCACGTATCGGGTGGCGTTCAGCTAG
- a CDS encoding alpha-amylase family glycosyl hydrolase, which yields MIIYNLFPLLAGPFPDWTPHFKRAAAMGFDWIFVNPVQALGASGSLYSISDYFGINQVFVGPGSLSSSKQLRAACTSAEKLGLKMMTDLVINHCAIDSPLVKQHPQWFVMKRGKPANPFCVEPDGSKVIWRDLAQFDHRKSADKEGMLAYFVSVVEHLTDLGFRGFRCDAAYQLPAEFWQNLIGRCRAKHPDIVFVAETLGCSPKQTKSTAAAGFDAIYNSAKWWDFTSPWLLTQYALTRSMLGSISFPESHDTERLFSETDGNLDAMRQRYLFAALFSSHVMMPMGFEYGFRKRLHVVNTRPTDWEEPNIDLTDFITQINGIKKRSAVFSSEGPIEQLTHPNEAILILRKKAAKGSEQALLILNKDPHNNQHLHLDDLYALIDVPPPLHDLSPDWPMDYLPTPFEFDLGPGVARVLTTDGDKRP from the coding sequence ATGATCATCTACAACCTTTTTCCGCTTCTTGCCGGGCCTTTTCCGGACTGGACGCCACATTTTAAGCGTGCCGCCGCCATGGGCTTTGACTGGATTTTCGTCAATCCGGTCCAGGCGCTTGGCGCGTCTGGCAGTCTTTACTCCATCAGCGATTATTTCGGCATCAACCAAGTCTTTGTTGGCCCTGGCAGCCTCTCTAGCTCTAAACAACTCCGCGCCGCCTGCACGAGCGCCGAAAAGCTTGGGCTTAAGATGATGACCGACCTGGTCATCAATCACTGCGCCATCGACAGCCCGCTGGTCAAGCAACATCCACAATGGTTCGTGATGAAGCGCGGCAAGCCAGCCAATCCCTTTTGTGTCGAGCCCGACGGCAGCAAGGTCATTTGGCGCGATCTGGCGCAATTCGATCACCGCAAGTCCGCCGACAAAGAGGGCATGCTCGCGTACTTTGTCAGCGTGGTCGAGCATCTGACGGATCTTGGTTTTCGCGGCTTTCGCTGCGATGCTGCCTACCAGCTCCCTGCTGAATTTTGGCAGAACTTGATTGGTCGTTGCCGCGCCAAGCATCCGGACATTGTCTTTGTGGCCGAAACCCTCGGCTGCTCGCCCAAACAGACCAAAAGCACGGCTGCGGCGGGCTTCGACGCCATTTACAACAGCGCCAAATGGTGGGATTTCACCAGCCCCTGGTTGCTGACCCAGTATGCGCTCACCCGCTCCATGCTGGGCTCCATCAGCTTTCCGGAAAGCCACGACACCGAGCGCCTGTTCAGCGAGACCGACGGCAACCTTGATGCCATGCGCCAGCGCTACCTGTTCGCGGCCCTGTTCTCAAGCCATGTGATGATGCCCATGGGCTTCGAGTACGGCTTCCGCAAGCGTCTGCATGTGGTCAACACCCGCCCAACGGATTGGGAAGAACCCAATATCGACCTGACTGATTTCATCACCCAGATTAACGGCATCAAAAAGCGCAGCGCGGTTTTTAGCAGCGAGGGGCCAATCGAGCAACTCACGCACCCAAACGAGGCGATTCTGATTCTGCGCAAGAAAGCCGCAAAGGGCTCCGAGCAAGCACTGCTGATCCTGAACAAAGACCCGCACAACAATCAGCATTTGCACCTTGATGATCTTTACGCCCTAATCGACGTCCCGCCGCCGCTCCACGACCTTTCTCCCGACTGGCCGATGGATTATCTGCCCACGCCCTTTGAGTTTGACCTTGGCCCCGGGGTAGCGCGAGTATTGACAACAGACGGGGACAAGCGTCCCTAG
- the thiO gene encoding glycine oxidase ThiO — MSDYLVVGGGVIGLLTAHELAKTGASVTLVEMSNTGRQSSWAGGGILLPLYPWHHPSAVNALALWSQAFYPELMQELFDQTGVDPEYRATGLMILDAEERDLALAWGERHQMPIELLDRARLAAIEPNLELRLDNALWLPGVAQVRNPRLMRSLRAALDKRVKIREHEEVIDLRVHEGQARGVRTTAGQLPAHRVVVCAGAWTAQLIERLGAAPKIRPVRGQMMLFFAKPDQIRQLTLYRERYIIPRQDGRVLIGSTREEEAGFSKTTTSQAKEELYRFAVELYPLLKRAPIEDHWAGLRPGSPKGVPYIGAYPGVENLFVNAGHFSNGLVTGPASARLICDLMLGRPPIVPPEPYALDEPRG; from the coding sequence ATGAGTGATTATCTGGTTGTCGGCGGTGGTGTCATTGGCCTGCTCACCGCCCATGAACTGGCCAAGACCGGCGCCTCGGTGACCCTGGTCGAGATGAGCAATACCGGGCGCCAGTCCTCCTGGGCTGGCGGCGGCATTCTGCTGCCCCTCTACCCCTGGCATCATCCGAGCGCGGTAAATGCCCTGGCACTCTGGAGCCAGGCGTTTTATCCCGAGCTAATGCAAGAATTATTCGATCAGACTGGCGTCGATCCAGAATACCGCGCCACCGGTCTGATGATTCTCGATGCCGAGGAACGCGATCTGGCTCTGGCTTGGGGTGAGCGCCATCAGATGCCGATCGAACTGCTCGATCGTGCCCGGCTGGCGGCAATCGAGCCCAACCTGGAACTGCGGCTGGATAACGCGCTCTGGTTGCCGGGCGTGGCGCAGGTGCGCAACCCCAGGCTAATGCGCTCCCTGCGCGCCGCGCTCGACAAGCGGGTAAAGATTCGCGAGCACGAGGAAGTGATTGACCTGCGCGTGCATGAGGGGCAGGCGCGCGGCGTTCGCACCACTGCCGGACAGCTCCCCGCTCATCGGGTGGTGGTGTGCGCCGGGGCCTGGACCGCGCAGTTGATTGAGCGTCTTGGCGCGGCGCCAAAAATCCGTCCGGTGCGGGGGCAGATGATGCTGTTTTTTGCCAAGCCCGATCAAATCCGGCAGCTGACGCTTTATCGCGAGCGTTACATCATCCCGCGCCAGGATGGCCGGGTGCTGATCGGCAGCACGCGCGAAGAGGAGGCTGGCTTTAGCAAAACGACCACCAGCCAGGCAAAAGAAGAACTCTATCGTTTTGCCGTGGAACTCTACCCTCTGCTCAAACGTGCGCCGATTGAAGACCACTGGGCAGGGCTGCGCCCGGGCTCGCCTAAGGGCGTGCCCTATATCGGCGCCTATCCGGGTGTGGAAAATTTGTTTGTCAATGCCGGGCACTTCAGCAACGGTCTTGTCACTGGGCCAGCCTCGGCACGCCTGATCTGCGACCTGATGCTCGGCCGCCCGCCCATTGTGCCGCCCGAGCCTTATGCGTTAGACGAGCCACGCGGCTGA
- a CDS encoding PAS domain-containing protein — protein MEFIADKDPGLIPFVLSQILDTVVNGVTLSDPDQPDNPIVYANEAFELITGYEREEIIGRNCRFLQGEDDEQPELARIREGLDKQESVTVTLRNYRKDGSLFYNQFTIRPLFDHEGNLLYYLGIQYDVTEKVRAEKELARLNAILTAAGSPPEAD, from the coding sequence ATGGAATTCATCGCCGACAAAGACCCGGGACTGATTCCCTTTGTGCTGTCCCAAATTCTGGATACCGTTGTCAACGGAGTGACGCTGTCTGACCCCGATCAGCCGGACAACCCCATCGTTTACGCCAACGAGGCCTTCGAGCTGATTACCGGCTATGAGCGCGAGGAGATTATTGGGCGCAACTGCCGCTTTTTACAGGGCGAGGATGACGAGCAGCCCGAGCTTGCGCGCATCCGCGAGGGGCTGGACAAACAGGAATCCGTCACCGTGACCCTGCGCAATTACCGCAAGGACGGCAGTCTGTTCTATAACCAGTTCACCATCCGCCCGTTGTTCGACCACGAGGGCAATTTGCTCTACTACTTAGGGATTCAGTACGACGTGACCGAAAAGGTGCGTGCCGAGAAGGAACTCGCACGGCTCAATGCAATACTCACCGCCGCCGGCTCCCCACCGGAGGCTGACTAA
- the rimO gene encoding 30S ribosomal protein S12 methylthiotransferase RimO, which translates to MIPSVGFISLGCPKATVDSERLLTRLRADGYRIAPDYATADLIIINTCGFIDDAVAESLDTIGEALDACDQVMVTGCLGARGAMIRDAYPNLLAITGPEQDDQLMEALYRHLPPPEHPSGRLTPPQGVKLTPAHSAYIKISEGCDHLCSFCVIPSLRGPLRSRPIGEVLEEAQRLVDNGVRELMVIAQDTSAYGRDSKHQLDFWGGRPLRTDITSLAQVLGEIAPWVRLHYIYPYPSVDQLIPLMAQELILPYLDMPLQHAHPAILRAMRRPAAAERMLEKLANWREQCPTLAIRSTFIVGFPGETEAEFEHLLEFLTEAQLDRVGCFAYSPVTGAAANALPDQVPERIKQERLAQLMQHQAKISRAKLRDRIGQELLVMIDRVEPDRCFARSHADAPEIDGEVIIPGTWDVTPGDFILARITESKEHDLIGEPADYDVR; encoded by the coding sequence ATGATTCCAAGTGTCGGATTTATCAGCCTGGGATGCCCCAAAGCCACGGTCGACTCCGAGCGCCTGCTCACCCGACTGCGTGCCGATGGCTACCGGATCGCGCCGGATTATGCGACGGCCGATCTGATCATTATCAACACCTGCGGCTTTATCGACGATGCTGTCGCCGAATCGCTCGATACCATCGGCGAGGCCCTTGATGCCTGCGATCAGGTCATGGTGACCGGCTGCCTAGGCGCGCGCGGGGCCATGATTCGCGACGCCTATCCGAACCTGCTGGCCATCACCGGCCCGGAGCAGGATGACCAACTGATGGAAGCCCTGTACCGGCACCTGCCACCACCGGAGCATCCCTCCGGGCGTCTGACTCCGCCGCAGGGCGTCAAGCTCACGCCGGCACACAGTGCTTACATCAAGATTTCCGAGGGCTGCGACCACTTATGCAGTTTCTGCGTGATCCCAAGCCTGCGCGGCCCGCTGCGCAGCCGGCCCATTGGCGAGGTACTCGAGGAGGCGCAGCGACTGGTCGATAACGGCGTGCGTGAACTGATGGTAATCGCGCAAGACACCAGTGCTTACGGTCGCGACAGCAAGCATCAACTGGACTTCTGGGGCGGCCGCCCGCTGCGCACCGACATCACCTCCCTCGCCCAAGTGCTTGGGGAAATCGCGCCCTGGGTGCGCCTGCACTATATCTATCCTTATCCATCAGTGGATCAACTGATCCCGCTCATGGCGCAGGAACTGATCCTGCCCTATCTGGACATGCCGCTACAGCATGCACACCCCGCCATTCTGCGCGCGATGCGCCGCCCGGCAGCCGCCGAGCGGATGCTCGAGAAACTCGCAAACTGGCGCGAACAGTGCCCGACCCTGGCGATTCGCAGCACCTTTATCGTGGGTTTTCCTGGGGAAACAGAAGCGGAGTTCGAACACCTGCTTGAATTTCTGACCGAGGCGCAACTCGACCGCGTGGGCTGTTTCGCCTACTCACCAGTGACCGGTGCTGCGGCCAATGCGCTCCCCGATCAGGTGCCGGAGCGCATCAAGCAGGAGCGACTCGCACAATTGATGCAGCATCAGGCCAAAATCAGCCGCGCCAAGCTCAGGGATCGCATTGGCCAGGAACTCCTGGTGATGATTGATCGGGTCGAACCCGACCGGTGCTTCGCCCGCAGCCATGCCGACGCGCCAGAGATTGACGGCGAGGTAATTATTCCCGGGACCTGGGATGTCACCCCCGGCGATTTCATCCTGGCGCGCATTACCGAGAGCAAAGAGCACGACCTGATTGGCGAGCCGGCAGACTATGACGTGCGCTGA